One Archangium lipolyticum genomic region harbors:
- a CDS encoding SpoIID/LytB domain-containing protein yields the protein MSRGNPCQGLPYSPPPPLARLDSCQEVADDSIHGYRRGALFKAGPPLLALLLVTCAAPRRPAPPAAREPLRSEVPVPAPSVASPAATRERPAPPPEAAPSPDELPTPGSLKRLDFRGGDPQVPIGLMQGRHEVRFAPKGRMRLRFGGETERMLEAPAGSLWTVRATDGTPAELSARIQLAELPFRDKAGLSEAQAQWQARGLAVRVHVLGALYGIAGKVIDNRRYLLLLDEELTPKQAPERQAELLRQFGVRTNLFEEVRTPSRAILEVRDEAGNVMGLAQDTVYAETLEDAGFDVRQVEHDVGYDNHGFEDRSFRGALQIVVDRHGTLAVVNLVKLEELLKGLVPSEIYARAHPEALKAQAVTARGEVLAKVGIKHLADPFLLCSEQHCAVYKGRSGEAASTSAAVEATRGEGLFSADGRLVDSVYSAVCGGHTEDNDVVWGGPPNPSLRGRPDVLGPTEGLPTPGSLAEYLRAELPTACRLSSFAQPSKYRWEKRFSVEQVNALTAHLGIGPVHALSLGERGVSGRARSLTLAGERGVTQVRGELNIRRLFGMLNSAMALVEEERDAGGHLTGWRFRGGGWGHGVGMCQTGAIGRAEAGQRYRDILRFYFNGAEVAPIY from the coding sequence CCTGCCAGGAGGTGGCGGACGACTCCATCCACGGGTACCGTCGGGGGGCTTTGTTCAAGGCCGGTCCACCGCTCCTCGCGCTCCTCCTCGTCACCTGCGCCGCTCCACGACGGCCCGCGCCTCCCGCGGCCAGGGAGCCCCTCCGGTCCGAGGTCCCCGTTCCCGCGCCCTCCGTCGCGAGCCCCGCCGCCACGCGCGAGCGTCCGGCTCCGCCTCCCGAGGCCGCGCCATCTCCCGACGAGCTGCCCACGCCCGGCAGCCTCAAGCGCCTCGACTTCCGGGGCGGGGATCCGCAGGTGCCCATCGGGTTGATGCAGGGCCGCCATGAGGTCCGCTTCGCTCCCAAGGGACGGATGCGGTTGCGCTTCGGTGGGGAGACGGAGCGGATGCTGGAGGCCCCCGCGGGCTCGCTCTGGACGGTGCGCGCGACGGACGGCACGCCCGCGGAGCTGTCCGCGCGCATCCAGCTCGCGGAGCTGCCCTTCCGGGACAAGGCGGGACTGTCGGAGGCGCAGGCGCAGTGGCAGGCCCGGGGCCTGGCGGTGCGCGTGCACGTGCTGGGCGCTCTCTACGGCATCGCCGGGAAGGTCATCGACAACCGGCGCTACCTGCTGCTGTTGGACGAGGAGCTCACCCCGAAGCAGGCTCCCGAGCGTCAGGCGGAGCTGCTGCGGCAGTTCGGCGTGCGCACCAACCTCTTCGAGGAGGTCCGCACCCCCTCACGCGCCATCCTCGAGGTGCGCGACGAGGCCGGCAACGTGATGGGGCTGGCACAGGACACCGTGTACGCGGAGACGCTGGAGGACGCCGGCTTCGACGTGCGGCAGGTGGAGCACGATGTCGGCTACGACAACCACGGCTTCGAGGACCGGAGCTTCCGGGGCGCGCTGCAGATCGTCGTGGATCGCCACGGGACGCTGGCCGTCGTGAACCTGGTGAAGCTGGAGGAGTTGCTGAAGGGGCTGGTGCCCTCGGAGATCTACGCCCGGGCGCACCCGGAGGCGCTCAAGGCGCAGGCGGTGACCGCACGCGGCGAGGTGCTGGCCAAGGTCGGCATCAAGCACCTGGCGGATCCCTTCCTGCTGTGCTCCGAGCAGCACTGCGCGGTGTACAAGGGCCGCTCGGGCGAGGCGGCCAGCACCAGCGCGGCGGTGGAGGCCACGCGCGGCGAGGGGCTCTTCTCGGCGGACGGGCGGCTGGTGGACTCGGTGTACAGCGCGGTGTGTGGCGGCCACACGGAGGACAATGACGTCGTCTGGGGAGGCCCGCCCAACCCGAGCCTGCGCGGTAGACCCGACGTGCTGGGCCCCACGGAGGGCCTGCCCACGCCCGGCTCGCTGGCCGAGTACCTGCGCGCGGAGCTGCCCACCGCCTGCCGGCTCTCCAGCTTCGCGCAGCCGAGCAAGTACCGCTGGGAGAAGCGCTTCAGCGTGGAGCAGGTGAACGCGCTCACCGCGCACCTCGGCATCGGCCCGGTGCACGCGCTGAGTCTGGGAGAGCGGGGAGTGTCCGGCCGGGCACGTTCCCTCACCCTGGCGGGCGAGCGCGGGGTCACCCAGGTGCGTGGAGAGCTGAACATCCGCCGCCTCTTCGGGATGCTCAACAGCGCCATGGCCCTGGTGGAGGAGGAACGGGATGCCGGGGGCCACCTCACCGGCTGGCGCTTCCGGGGCGGCGGCTGGGGCCACGGGGTGGGCATGTGCCAGACGGGCGCCATCGGCCGCGCCGAGGCCGGCCAGCGTTACAGGGACATCCTCCGTTTCTACTTCAATGGTGCCGAGGTCGCGCCCATCTATTGA